One window from the genome of Candidatus Chlorohelix allophototropha encodes:
- a CDS encoding glycosyltransferase family 4 protein produces MQAKVAMLHYTCPPVVGGVEAVMAAHARLFAARGYPVTMLAGRGSDNQFSSPGVQTSIESLFDSKNERLLQINRALDKGEVPPDFEVYAREVYLRLAELLEGFDFCIVHNAFTMHKNLPLSVALVKAAENLKVSFIGWTHDLAWADPLYKNVLYDRYPWNLLKQPVAQVKYVTVSPQRQQSLCEIFMPALTPDQVSVVPNGIGLEDFLAIGKETRELLEQTGISAARREGALLLLLPSRITRRKNIETAIMVTVRLKELGQNPRLIVTGPPGPHNIRNDEYVRELFELRDKEGIRDETIFLVESWQDEEKKPRPVSDSVVTDLYRYCDALLFPSAQEGFGIPILEAALARLPIFCSDIPPLRQLVGNYATCFAPDEEPEIIAGKLIEALDQNPAYRLRRETILNFSWDGIFERQIAPLLR; encoded by the coding sequence GTGCAAGCTAAAGTAGCGATGCTTCATTACACTTGCCCTCCGGTGGTAGGTGGGGTAGAGGCAGTAATGGCAGCGCATGCAAGGTTGTTTGCAGCACGCGGCTATCCCGTCACTATGCTGGCAGGGCGCGGGTCTGACAATCAATTCTCCTCTCCGGGTGTACAAACCAGCATCGAATCACTCTTTGACAGCAAAAATGAGAGACTTCTCCAGATAAACCGCGCATTGGACAAAGGCGAAGTTCCCCCCGATTTTGAAGTGTATGCCCGTGAAGTGTATCTTCGTTTGGCAGAATTATTGGAAGGCTTCGATTTCTGTATTGTCCACAACGCCTTCACCATGCACAAAAACCTGCCGCTTAGTGTAGCCTTGGTCAAGGCAGCCGAAAACCTCAAGGTGAGTTTTATCGGCTGGACTCATGATCTCGCATGGGCAGACCCGCTATATAAAAATGTTCTTTATGATAGATACCCTTGGAATCTGTTAAAACAGCCCGTAGCGCAGGTCAAATATGTAACAGTCTCGCCACAGCGACAGCAAAGCTTGTGCGAAATTTTTATGCCAGCATTAACGCCTGACCAAGTATCGGTAGTGCCTAACGGGATTGGGTTGGAAGATTTTCTGGCGATTGGAAAAGAAACCCGCGAACTGCTTGAGCAGACCGGAATAAGCGCAGCAAGGCGTGAAGGGGCGCTTTTATTATTGTTACCTTCGCGCATAACCCGCCGCAAAAACATTGAAACGGCTATAATGGTTACGGTGAGGCTAAAAGAACTCGGTCAAAACCCGCGCCTGATTGTTACCGGACCACCGGGACCGCATAACATACGCAATGATGAGTATGTGCGCGAATTATTTGAGCTGCGAGATAAGGAAGGTATCAGGGATGAAACAATTTTTCTGGTAGAAAGTTGGCAGGATGAGGAGAAGAAACCCCGACCTGTAAGCGACAGCGTAGTGACGGATCTTTATCGGTATTGCGATGCACTATTGTTTCCAAGTGCGCAGGAGGGTTTTGGCATTCCTATTCTGGAAGCGGCACTGGCAAGACTCCCGATTTTTTGTAGCGATATTCCGCCGCTTCGCCAATTGGTGGGCAATTATGCTACCTGTTTCGCCCCGGATGAAGAGCCGGAAATAATCGCCGGAAAGCTAATCGAAGCGTTGGATCAAAACCCAGCTTATCGGCTTAGACGTGAAACAATATTGAATTTTAGTTGGGATGGTATTTTCGAGCGGCAAATTGCGCCGCTTTTACGGTGA
- a CDS encoding glycosyl hydrolase family 18 protein, whose translation MTFKFKVILLALISLLLAVGFFNLIQHTTTAQAQTTTPLTAMLRWGYYVKTPVSLESVRSNIGSLNIISPVYFNLRPDGSLIGTDQAEVTNLAKSKGVRVIPTIQNSATVLDDFTKVINDPTQVKRIIDQIEGLVNTNGYDGIHIDFENLNATDRPQFTNFMGQLYARLKAKNKLTTAALVSKTRDTTTGFGGVYDYAALAPYLDLAVIMVYDYHYRGGSDGPVAPINWSSSVVAFASSQLGPGKVMLGVPFYGYDWNVSKGGFATARSFDDTQDTIRKFKGTTGYDETVQEAFADYSDNGEAHRIWFQNPRSLQAKLDLMKKNNLAGFAAWRLGQEGASFWPVVRNFTLPTNPIAAFASKPDRTYFAQTGHSLSGQFKIYWDKNGGLAQFGYPWTEEFLERNPSDGKDYVVQYFERARFEYHPDLKGTPFEVQLGLLGRQVTTGRSEEAPFKALAPFQSRADVWYIPETGHSLSYGFLQYWLKNGGLAIYGYPISEEFQEISPTDGKTYTVQYFERNRFEYHPENKGTRYEVLLGLLGNQIMKDYGWLRAET comes from the coding sequence ATGACTTTCAAATTCAAGGTGATACTACTAGCATTAATTTCATTATTGCTGGCAGTCGGCTTTTTTAACTTGATCCAGCATACCACCACTGCTCAGGCACAGACTACAACCCCTTTAACCGCGATGTTACGTTGGGGCTATTACGTAAAAACTCCTGTATCGCTTGAGTCGGTTCGCAGCAATATCGGTTCGCTCAATATCATTTCGCCGGTTTATTTTAACTTGCGCCCAGACGGTTCTCTAATAGGTACAGATCAAGCGGAAGTAACCAATTTGGCAAAAAGTAAGGGCGTGCGGGTGATACCGACCATCCAAAACAGCGCCACTGTACTGGATGATTTTACCAAAGTGATCAATGACCCGACGCAAGTCAAACGTATTATCGACCAAATCGAAGGGTTGGTAAATACCAATGGCTATGATGGTATCCATATAGATTTTGAAAATCTCAATGCCACCGACCGACCGCAGTTCACCAATTTTATGGGACAACTTTATGCGCGTCTCAAGGCAAAGAACAAACTCACAACCGCGGCACTGGTTTCCAAAACACGCGATACTACTACCGGCTTCGGCGGGGTATATGATTATGCGGCGCTTGCACCCTATCTGGATTTAGCCGTTATCATGGTTTACGACTATCATTACCGAGGTGGTTCAGATGGGCCGGTTGCGCCAATAAACTGGTCAAGTTCGGTAGTGGCGTTTGCTTCCAGCCAACTAGGTCCGGGTAAGGTTATGTTGGGCGTGCCATTTTATGGCTACGATTGGAATGTCAGCAAGGGTGGTTTTGCCACCGCACGGAGCTTTGACGACACTCAAGATACCATACGCAAATTTAAGGGCACAACCGGATATGACGAAACGGTGCAAGAAGCCTTCGCAGATTATAGCGACAACGGAGAGGCGCACCGCATCTGGTTCCAGAACCCACGCTCATTACAAGCCAAGCTCGATTTGATGAAGAAAAATAATTTAGCCGGTTTTGCAGCATGGCGACTCGGTCAGGAAGGAGCAAGCTTCTGGCCTGTAGTTCGCAATTTCACCTTACCTACAAACCCCATTGCGGCTTTCGCTAGCAAACCCGACAGAACTTATTTCGCACAGACCGGACATAGCCTAAGTGGGCAGTTCAAAATTTACTGGGACAAAAACGGCGGGCTGGCGCAGTTTGGATATCCTTGGACTGAGGAATTTCTCGAACGCAATCCTTCGGATGGAAAAGATTACGTGGTACAATATTTTGAGCGCGCGCGTTTCGAATATCACCCAGATTTGAAAGGTACCCCCTTCGAGGTACAGCTAGGCTTATTAGGAAGACAAGTAACCACAGGGCGCTCGGAAGAAGCGCCCTTTAAGGCTTTAGCACCTTTCCAGAGCAGAGCAGATGTGTGGTATATACCAGAAACAGGGCACAGCCTGAGCTACGGCTTTCTACAATACTGGCTGAAAAACGGGGGGCTGGCAATTTATGGCTACCCAATCAGCGAGGAATTTCAGGAAATTAGCCCTACCGATGGGAAAACCTACACGGTGCAATATTTCGAGCGCAACCGCTTCGAGTACCATCCTGAAAATAAAGGGACTCGCTACGAAGTATTGCTGGGCTTGCTCGGCAATCAAATTATGAAAGATTACGGCTGGTTACGCGCTGAAACTTAG
- a CDS encoding glucosyl-3-phosphoglycerate synthase, which produces MISNLQINTNKSDINNEKYHVLLGLEERVEASEADRTEMRKLFWASLEMAVGLKASTITLLGLVPIPEGQSLSEGALPAQHQRTLLDEIVGEVTAGYNPTDLPELRTVVRVCAANTLAQELNDVILEGQVNLLLLGSSWFESDITGASGRSPLEDILRRPLCDLAVIGPGVDISNSRNMLLAARGGPFAELALRLASGIAERNDGNITLLHVSRYTQEGDEGYLDEELEESAYAVLGRGNRNYNRIRRKQVASQNVQEAIVQEAKNHDLILLGATATLTPARTEAMLQNPFGPVARAVLSQNEQESHKPGVIVVRAGAPRDFYFARLQRRKQQFEARSSSDEFVSELVDKWFAENTFDAEEFEDVERLVAAKKAQGLTISLGLPALNEEATIGDVINAIKDELLVRHKLLDEIVVIDSDSTDRTREIAAELGIPVYIHQQILPTQGLRRGKGEALWKSLYQLKGDIIAWVDTDVTNMHPRFIYGLVGPLLKEARLQYVKGYYRRPIQVGDIMHETGGGRVTELTVRPLFNLFFPELSGIIQPLSGEYAGRRTCLEQLPFFTGYGVETGHLVDILDRFGLATIGQVNLKERRHRNQDLGALSQMAFAITQVIVNRLEERDKLQLTNDVNRTMKLINLSPQGLRLDLRHIEDRERPPMLEVPEYRLKHRERLSHT; this is translated from the coding sequence ATGATTTCAAATTTACAGATAAATACAAACAAGAGTGATATAAATAACGAAAAATATCATGTGCTGTTGGGGCTGGAGGAACGGGTAGAAGCCAGCGAAGCTGACCGTACTGAGATGAGAAAGCTTTTCTGGGCAAGTTTGGAAATGGCGGTTGGTCTGAAGGCAAGCACTATCACTTTGTTGGGGTTAGTACCAATCCCGGAGGGGCAAAGCCTTAGCGAAGGGGCGCTACCCGCCCAGCATCAACGCACTTTGCTGGATGAAATAGTAGGTGAAGTTACTGCCGGATATAACCCTACTGATTTGCCTGAATTACGAACGGTAGTGCGGGTGTGCGCTGCTAACACACTGGCGCAAGAATTAAATGATGTGATTCTGGAAGGACAAGTAAACCTGCTATTGCTTGGCTCAAGCTGGTTTGAAAGCGATATAACAGGTGCTTCCGGTCGCTCACCGCTTGAAGATATTCTGCGTCGCCCCTTGTGTGATTTAGCTGTAATCGGCCCGGGGGTAGATATAAGCAATAGCCGCAATATGTTGTTGGCTGCCCGCGGTGGGCCTTTTGCGGAATTGGCGTTAAGACTGGCATCTGGTATTGCCGAGCGCAATGACGGGAACATAACCTTGCTGCATGTTTCAAGATACACGCAGGAAGGGGATGAAGGCTACTTGGATGAGGAATTGGAAGAGTCGGCATATGCGGTATTAGGACGAGGCAACCGCAATTACAACCGTATCAGACGTAAGCAAGTTGCCAGCCAAAATGTGCAGGAAGCGATCGTACAGGAAGCAAAAAATCACGACCTGATTTTGCTAGGTGCAACTGCTACCCTAACACCTGCCCGTACTGAAGCAATGCTTCAAAATCCTTTTGGTCCCGTTGCGCGTGCGGTACTGTCTCAAAACGAACAAGAATCACACAAACCCGGCGTAATAGTGGTCAGAGCGGGTGCGCCGCGAGATTTCTACTTTGCGCGGCTTCAGCGTCGGAAACAGCAATTCGAGGCACGCAGCTCTAGCGACGAATTTGTGTCGGAACTGGTAGATAAATGGTTCGCCGAAAATACCTTTGATGCTGAAGAATTCGAAGATGTAGAGCGATTGGTAGCCGCAAAGAAAGCGCAAGGCTTAACCATCAGTCTCGGCTTACCCGCTTTAAACGAAGAAGCTACAATCGGGGATGTGATTAATGCTATCAAGGATGAACTACTGGTACGCCACAAACTGCTGGACGAAATTGTAGTGATAGATAGCGATAGCACCGATCGCACCCGTGAAATTGCCGCCGAACTAGGTATCCCGGTTTACATCCATCAGCAAATTCTGCCAACGCAGGGTTTAAGACGCGGCAAGGGAGAAGCCCTCTGGAAAAGCCTTTATCAGTTGAAAGGCGATATTATCGCGTGGGTTGATACCGACGTTACCAATATGCATCCGCGCTTTATCTATGGGTTGGTTGGACCACTGCTGAAAGAAGCGCGTTTGCAATATGTCAAAGGCTATTACCGCCGCCCAATTCAGGTAGGCGACATAATGCACGAGACGGGCGGTGGGCGTGTAACCGAACTAACGGTGCGACCTCTCTTTAACCTGTTCTTCCCCGAACTGAGTGGTATTATCCAACCGCTTTCGGGAGAATACGCAGGCAGACGCACATGCCTTGAGCAATTACCATTCTTCACCGGATACGGAGTAGAAACCGGACATCTGGTTGATATTTTAGATCGATTCGGGCTGGCTACCATTGGACAGGTCAATCTGAAAGAGCGTCGCCACCGCAACCAAGATTTGGGCGCACTCAGCCAAATGGCTTTTGCTATAACGCAAGTGATTGTGAATCGTTTGGAAGAGCGCGACAAATTGCAATTGACCAATGATGTGAATCGCACCATGAAGCTGATTAACCTTAGTCCGCAAGGTTTACGGCTAGATTTGCGCCACATCGAAGATCGCGAGCGACCGCCTATGCTGGAAGTACCCGAATATCGTCTCAAGCACCGGGAACGTCTTAGCCATACCTAA